One Microbacter margulisiae genomic window carries:
- a CDS encoding ABC transporter ATP-binding protein, whose product MPFIEIQQVTKQYNHHLALDHVNLSIQRNAIYGLLGPNGAGKTTLIRIINQITAPDEGTILLEGFPMKASDIQRIGYMPEERGLYKKMKVGEQALYLAQLKGLSKTEATKRLKEWFERLEMTSWWDKKVQELSKGMQQKVQFIATVMHNPDLLIFDEPFSGFDPVNADIMKREMIRLRNEGATIIFSTHNMESVEELCDNITLINRSKVVLQGNVHEIKQQFKTNIYRIILDGIVDSPTPFGKFKMLDQNIVNNHTLLRIETVSSSANEIITALLPYYTLLSFEEEIPNLNDIFIQIVKGQPSVI is encoded by the coding sequence ATGCCATTCATTGAAATACAACAAGTTACAAAACAATACAATCATCATCTTGCGTTAGATCATGTAAATCTCTCCATCCAGCGAAATGCCATCTATGGATTATTAGGGCCTAACGGCGCCGGCAAGACTACATTAATTCGGATTATTAATCAAATTACCGCCCCCGACGAAGGGACCATCCTTTTAGAAGGCTTTCCCATGAAAGCAAGCGATATTCAACGTATAGGCTACATGCCGGAAGAACGGGGCTTATACAAAAAGATGAAAGTAGGCGAACAAGCGCTTTATCTGGCTCAATTAAAAGGATTATCCAAAACAGAAGCAACCAAACGTTTGAAAGAATGGTTTGAACGTTTGGAAATGACATCATGGTGGGACAAAAAAGTGCAGGAGTTATCAAAAGGCATGCAACAAAAAGTACAATTCATTGCCACAGTAATGCATAATCCTGATTTGCTGATTTTCGACGAACCATTCAGTGGTTTTGATCCTGTTAATGCAGACATCATGAAACGGGAAATGATCCGTTTGCGTAATGAAGGAGCAACAATTATTTTTTCCACTCACAACATGGAATCTGTCGAAGAATTATGCGATAACATTACATTAATCAATCGTTCTAAAGTAGTTCTGCAAGGCAATGTCCATGAGATCAAACAACAATTCAAAACCAATATTTACAGGATTATTTTGGATGGCATCGTTGATTCTCCGACTCCTTTTGGAAAGTTCAAAATGCTTGATCAAAATATTGTGAACAATCATACATTATTGCGCATTGAGACTGTTAGTTCGTCAGCAAACGAAATCATTACTGCATTGCTCCCCTACTACACGCTGCTTTCTTTTGAAGAGGAAATACCCAATCTGAATGATATCTTCATTCAGATTGTAAAAGGACAACCATCTGTTATATAA
- a CDS encoding biotin--[acetyl-CoA-carboxylase] ligase codes for MATIIRLRETLSTNSYLKELILTQRDTLSEGMVVYADFQAKGRGQAGNFWESEDGENILASIYFSPNHIEPSRQFMLSQLISLALVNLLEEEISDVSIKWPNDIYWKEKKLAGILIENELMGNRIVHSVVGIGLNVNQIHFQSDAPNPVSLSMITGKQYDREPLLHRLIERLYTYYMRVLRDEIPNLDEEYQSHLFWKDGFHRFEQHDEIFSARIVNVQPNGQLVLQRQDGKLLKCAFKEVRFVL; via the coding sequence ATGGCAACGATTATCAGGCTTCGGGAGACTCTCTCGACAAACAGTTATCTTAAGGAGTTAATTCTTACCCAACGGGATACTTTATCAGAAGGTATGGTTGTTTATGCTGATTTTCAGGCAAAAGGAAGAGGCCAGGCCGGCAACTTTTGGGAATCCGAAGATGGGGAAAACATACTCGCCAGCATCTATTTTTCGCCAAACCATATTGAACCTTCCCGGCAGTTTATGCTGTCGCAGCTTATCTCACTGGCTTTGGTGAATTTATTGGAGGAAGAAATTTCTGATGTTTCCATTAAATGGCCAAATGATATTTACTGGAAAGAGAAAAAATTGGCTGGCATTTTGATTGAAAATGAACTGATGGGGAATCGCATCGTCCATTCCGTTGTTGGTATCGGACTTAATGTTAATCAAATCCATTTTCAGAGCGATGCTCCTAATCCAGTGTCATTAAGTATGATAACTGGAAAACAATATGACCGAGAACCTTTATTGCATCGATTGATTGAACGATTGTACACCTATTATATGCGTGTTTTACGGGATGAAATTCCAAATCTCGATGAAGAGTATCAGTCTCATTTGTTTTGGAAAGATGGGTTCCATCGGTTTGAACAACATGACGAAATCTTTTCTGCGCGTATCGTGAATGTGCAACCAAACGGGCAACTGGTATTACAGCGGCAAGATGGCAAACTGTTGAAATGCGCATTCAAAGAAGTACGCTTTGTTTTGTGA
- a CDS encoding ABC transporter permease encodes MSKIGIIIRREYTSRVIKKSFIIMTFLSPLLFAAIMLIPLWLSTAKDTEHKTIAVVDYTNMYAQALPSNATYHFEIVQAPQQDIGKSKLSNDYYAILVISGNLMHDSTAVALYSQKQVGFELQSYIADHLNKYVENQKLEASHIPNIKQIIKASQSSIQVATIKLNANGQEIVTSSEVAAVIGALATFLIYLFIFMYGAQVMRGVVEEKTNRIVEIIISSVRPFELMMGKIIGIALVGLTQFLLWVLLTVIISNVAGIAMFGSSLAGIQQSTQLTAGTQSTAHHAILSIIQGLQGINFVEIIGYFIFYFIGGYLLYASLFAAIGSAVDNETDTQQFMLPVTIPIIFAFYAAFYSLQNPDGPLAFWCSIIPFTSPIVMMVRLPFDVPLWQKLLSSGLLIITFLSTTWLAAKIYRTGILMYGKKISWKELWKWLRYSNR; translated from the coding sequence ATGAGTAAGATAGGCATAATCATCCGAAGGGAATATACATCACGGGTAATAAAGAAATCATTCATTATTATGACATTTCTTTCGCCCCTGCTTTTTGCGGCCATCATGCTGATTCCCTTATGGCTTTCAACCGCAAAAGATACCGAACACAAAACTATAGCAGTAGTTGACTATACAAATATGTATGCCCAAGCTTTGCCATCCAATGCCACTTATCATTTTGAAATAGTTCAGGCTCCACAACAGGACATTGGTAAATCAAAATTATCTAATGATTATTACGCTATATTAGTCATATCCGGCAATTTGATGCATGACTCAACAGCCGTTGCACTTTATTCCCAAAAACAAGTAGGCTTCGAATTGCAATCCTATATCGCAGATCATTTAAATAAATATGTTGAAAATCAAAAACTGGAAGCTTCACATATTCCTAACATTAAACAAATTATCAAAGCGTCACAGTCATCCATTCAAGTGGCGACGATCAAATTGAATGCTAATGGACAGGAAATCGTCACCTCATCAGAAGTCGCGGCTGTCATTGGAGCATTGGCAACATTTCTGATTTATCTGTTCATCTTTATGTATGGAGCTCAGGTAATGCGCGGAGTGGTAGAAGAAAAGACAAACCGTATTGTAGAAATCATTATTTCATCAGTTCGTCCTTTTGAATTAATGATGGGGAAAATTATAGGAATTGCCTTGGTAGGCCTTACTCAATTTCTGCTATGGGTGTTGCTTACAGTAATTATCAGCAATGTAGCCGGAATTGCTATGTTTGGCAGTTCATTAGCAGGCATTCAGCAAAGCACCCAATTAACTGCCGGAACACAAAGCACTGCTCATCATGCCATATTAAGTATAATCCAGGGGCTACAAGGCATTAATTTTGTGGAAATTATTGGTTATTTTATTTTCTATTTTATTGGAGGATATCTGCTCTATGCTTCCCTATTTGCTGCCATTGGATCAGCCGTTGATAATGAAACCGACACACAACAATTTATGTTACCGGTAACCATCCCCATTATTTTTGCTTTTTATGCTGCATTCTACAGCCTGCAGAATCCTGATGGCCCCTTAGCCTTCTGGTGCTCCATCATTCCATTCACATCCCCCATTGTGATGATGGTACGATTGCCTTTTGACGTACCATTGTGGCAAAAACTACTTTCATCCGGCCTCCTTATAATCACTTTCTTAAGCACAACATGGTTAGCGGCAAAGATTTATCGGACAGGCATCCTGATGTATGGTAAAAAAATTTCCTGGAAAGAATTATGGAAATGGCTTAGATATTCCAATCGATAA
- the trmD gene encoding tRNA (guanosine(37)-N1)-methyltransferase TrmD, which produces MRIDILSVLPELLESPFSHSIIQRAINKGLVEIHLHNIRDYSSDQRHHRVDDYAFGGNAGMVMQIEPIFNAIEALTKERQYDEIIYTSPDGEPFSQSIANQLSLKGNVLILCGHYKGIDQRIRDHLITREISIGDYVLTGGELAAAVMTDAIVRLLPGAMNDEQSALTDSFQDHLLAPPVYTRPAEFNGWKVPEILLSGHEKKIAEWQLQKALERTKKLRPDLLSDDNL; this is translated from the coding sequence ATGCGAATTGACATTTTATCGGTTTTGCCGGAATTATTGGAAAGTCCCTTTAGTCACTCGATTATTCAAAGAGCCATCAACAAAGGGCTGGTTGAGATTCATTTGCATAATATTAGGGATTATTCATCTGACCAACGGCACCACAGGGTAGATGATTATGCTTTTGGCGGGAATGCAGGCATGGTGATGCAAATTGAACCGATATTTAATGCAATTGAGGCGCTAACCAAAGAGCGGCAATATGATGAGATTATATATACATCTCCTGATGGAGAGCCTTTCTCGCAAAGTATTGCCAATCAATTATCATTAAAAGGTAATGTCTTAATTTTGTGTGGCCATTATAAAGGCATCGACCAGCGCATTCGTGATCATCTTATTACTCGTGAAATATCGATCGGCGATTATGTTCTGACAGGAGGAGAATTAGCCGCTGCTGTGATGACAGACGCTATCGTCAGACTTTTGCCCGGGGCTATGAATGATGAACAATCCGCCTTAACCGATTCTTTTCAGGATCATTTGTTAGCGCCTCCAGTTTATACACGTCCGGCAGAATTCAACGGATGGAAAGTCCCGGAGATTCTGTTATCAGGGCATGAAAAAAAAATTGCTGAATGGCAGTTGCAGAAAGCCCTCGAACGGACTAAAAAACTAAGGCCGGACTTACTATCTGACGACAATTTGTAA
- a CDS encoding DUF5606 domain-containing protein has protein sequence MLKDILSVSGRPGLYKLVAHGKNNMIIESLIDQQRIAALANDRVVSLGDISIYTETDEIPLSEVLTKIKAKEEGKEASVDPKADPKLLRAYFESILPDFDKEKVHNSDIKKMIVWYNLLVKNGLTDFDQTPDNKENAEEAE, from the coding sequence ATGCTTAAAGACATCTTATCGGTATCAGGAAGACCCGGATTATATAAACTTGTTGCCCACGGCAAAAACAACATGATAATCGAATCATTAATTGATCAACAACGAATAGCTGCGTTAGCCAATGACCGCGTTGTTTCTTTAGGCGACATTTCCATTTACACTGAAACAGACGAAATTCCTCTTAGTGAAGTATTGACAAAAATAAAAGCAAAAGAAGAAGGCAAAGAGGCATCTGTAGATCCAAAAGCAGATCCGAAACTTCTCCGGGCTTACTTTGAATCTATTTTGCCTGATTTTGATAAAGAAAAGGTTCATAACTCGGATATCAAGAAAATGATTGTTTGGTATAATCTTCTTGTAAAAAACGGGTTAACTGATTTTGATCAAACTCCCGACAATAAAGAAAACGCTGAAGAAGCGGAATAG
- a CDS encoding DUF4290 domain-containing protein: MDYLKQQTLILPEYGRNIQQMVNHAVQIEDPAQRARCAQTIINIMGSMFPYLRDINNFKHKLWDHLAVMSDFKLDIEYPYEVLKKENLRTHPERIPYSKKQLKYPHYGRILGKMIEQAVAFPEGEQKQQLLQLIANHMKKCYLTWNKEIVDDKKIFDDLRELSHGQLQDDLNFLKLTESKEILNKNNKNNGKKNTK, translated from the coding sequence ATGGATTACTTAAAACAACAAACATTGATTCTCCCCGAGTATGGCCGAAACATTCAGCAAATGGTAAATCATGCTGTACAGATAGAAGATCCGGCGCAGCGGGCGCGTTGCGCCCAGACTATTATTAATATCATGGGAAGCATGTTCCCTTATTTGCGTGATATCAATAACTTCAAACACAAGTTATGGGATCATTTGGCTGTCATGTCTGATTTTAAACTGGATATTGAATATCCTTATGAAGTCTTGAAAAAGGAAAACCTGCGTACTCACCCTGAACGTATTCCTTATTCAAAAAAACAGTTAAAATATCCTCATTATGGGCGCATTCTGGGCAAAATGATTGAACAGGCGGTAGCTTTTCCCGAAGGTGAACAGAAGCAGCAACTCCTGCAACTTATTGCCAACCACATGAAGAAGTGTTATCTGACTTGGAACAAAGAAATTGTAGATGATAAAAAGATCTTCGACGATTTACGCGAATTGTCGCACGGTCAATTGCAAGATGATTTGAACTTCCTTAAACTTACCGAATCTAAAGAAATTCTCAACAAAAACAATAAGAATAATGGCAAGAAAAACACGAAGTAG
- the argC gene encoding N-acetyl-gamma-glutamyl-phosphate reductase codes for MIKAGIIGGAGYTAGELIRILINHPEVEIIFVHSESNADNNIVDVHSGLLGETSLTFTNQLDKLDAIDVLFFCTAHGDTQRFLDSHSLPESLKIIDLSTDYRQKREGNPFVYGLPELNRNEICHAKYISNPGCFATAIQLAVLPLANHHSLHELHVHAITGSTGAGVKPSSTTHFSWRNDNISAYKIFNHQHLAEIRQSICQLQSAFEAPINFVPLRGDFARGIFATLYTECNLTIEEAYSLYSSYYTDAPFTIVTKHNPDLKQVVNTNKCVIYLEKHDTKLVIVSMIDNLLKGASGQAVENMNLIFGLKQTTGLQLKSIGF; via the coding sequence ATGATTAAAGCAGGCATTATTGGCGGAGCTGGATACACTGCCGGCGAATTAATCCGGATACTGATCAATCATCCGGAAGTAGAGATTATATTTGTTCACAGTGAAAGTAATGCAGACAACAACATCGTAGATGTTCATAGTGGTCTACTAGGAGAAACGTCGTTGACATTCACCAATCAGTTGGATAAATTGGATGCCATTGATGTTTTGTTTTTCTGTACGGCACATGGCGACACCCAACGCTTCTTAGATTCCCATTCCCTTCCTGAATCTTTAAAAATAATTGATTTATCAACTGATTACCGTCAGAAAAGAGAAGGCAATCCTTTTGTTTATGGATTACCAGAACTCAATCGCAATGAAATTTGCCATGCAAAGTATATTTCAAATCCAGGTTGTTTTGCAACTGCGATTCAATTGGCGGTTTTGCCTTTAGCCAATCACCATTCTTTGCACGAACTGCACGTCCATGCCATCACAGGATCAACTGGAGCGGGAGTTAAACCATCGTCAACCACTCATTTTAGTTGGAGAAATGACAATATATCCGCTTACAAAATCTTTAATCATCAGCATCTTGCAGAAATCAGGCAATCTATTTGCCAATTGCAATCTGCCTTCGAAGCACCGATCAATTTTGTTCCTTTACGCGGCGACTTTGCAAGAGGCATTTTTGCAACATTGTACACTGAGTGCAACTTAACGATCGAAGAGGCTTATTCGCTTTACAGTTCTTATTATACTGACGCTCCATTTACCATTGTAACTAAGCATAATCCCGATTTAAAACAGGTAGTAAACACCAATAAATGTGTGATATATCTGGAGAAGCATGACACAAAATTGGTTATTGTTTCGATGATCGACAACCTTTTAAAAGGAGCATCAGGACAGGCCGTTGAGAATATGAACCTGATATTCGGGCTTAAACAAACGACAGGGTTACAGTTAAAATCGATTGGCTTTTAA
- the ybaK gene encoding Cys-tRNA(Pro) deacylase — protein MSAKKTNAARLLDKLNISYELISYPVDENDLSAIHVAQLTGLPVEQLFKTILLRGDKTGFLVCIVPGNKEVNLKQAATLSGNKKIEPVSVKELLPLTGYIRGGCSPIGMKKTFPTFLHDSALKFPFIYISAGERGLQLKLSPQDLQRVIPITINALT, from the coding sequence ATGTCTGCTAAAAAAACAAATGCTGCCCGATTGCTTGACAAGCTCAACATCTCATATGAATTAATTTCATATCCGGTAGATGAAAATGATCTCAGTGCAATACATGTAGCACAACTTACCGGCTTGCCTGTAGAGCAGTTATTTAAAACCATCTTGTTACGGGGCGACAAAACTGGATTTCTGGTATGTATTGTTCCGGGCAATAAAGAAGTCAATTTGAAACAGGCAGCAACGCTTTCAGGAAATAAAAAAATTGAACCTGTCAGTGTCAAAGAGCTGCTTCCACTTACCGGCTACATCCGCGGAGGTTGCTCACCAATCGGAATGAAGAAGACATTTCCTACCTTTCTCCATGATTCTGCTCTAAAATTTCCATTCATCTATATCAGTGCAGGCGAGCGCGGACTGCAATTAAAGCTTTCTCCACAAGATTTGCAACGTGTCATTCCAATTACAATAAACGCTTTAACGTAG
- the recF gene encoding DNA replication/repair protein RecF (All proteins in this family for which functions are known are DNA-binding proteins that assist the filamentation of RecA onto DNA for the initiation of recombination or recombinational repair.): MLLSNLTVVNYKNLEQIELSFSSKINCLIGNNGMGKTNLLDAIYYLSFCKSFTNPVDIQNIHHAHDFFVIQGIYQRIEGEDTVVYCGLKRRQKKQFKLNKKEYERLSDHIGYLPLVVISPFDSSLISEGSEERRRFVDSVISQYNKLYLIDLIRYNKALMQRNSLIKNNLMQDDLVIDILEEQMAQAAEVIFNARKAFIDEFVPLFEKRFNEITAASEHVLLKYQSQLFSNNLLSALRESREKDKILGYTTVGIHRDDLEMLLDDFPIKRIGSQGQNKSFLIALKLAQYDIVKQSSQLKPMLLLDDLFDKLDAQRVERLVRLVGGNDFGQIFITDTNRDHLIEILKNTNLEVSYFFVDNGTVVRY; the protein is encoded by the coding sequence ATGCTTTTGTCAAATCTGACTGTCGTAAATTATAAGAACTTGGAGCAGATTGAGCTTTCTTTTTCTTCAAAAATCAATTGCTTAATTGGAAATAACGGTATGGGAAAGACCAATTTGCTGGATGCCATTTATTATTTGTCATTTTGTAAAAGTTTTACCAACCCTGTGGATATTCAGAATATTCATCATGCACATGATTTTTTTGTCATTCAGGGAATTTATCAACGGATTGAAGGCGAAGATACAGTTGTCTATTGTGGATTGAAACGGAGGCAGAAAAAGCAATTTAAGTTGAACAAGAAAGAGTACGAACGCCTCTCTGATCATATCGGATACCTTCCGTTGGTCGTTATATCTCCTTTTGACAGTTCGTTGATTAGCGAAGGAAGCGAGGAACGGCGCCGTTTTGTCGATAGTGTTATTTCTCAGTATAACAAACTTTACCTGATTGATCTGATTCGTTACAATAAGGCTTTGATGCAGCGAAACAGTTTGATTAAAAATAATCTGATGCAGGATGATTTGGTGATTGACATCCTTGAGGAGCAGATGGCACAGGCAGCAGAGGTAATTTTCAATGCCAGAAAAGCATTTATTGACGAATTTGTTCCACTTTTCGAAAAGCGGTTTAATGAAATTACCGCGGCTAGCGAACATGTCTTGTTGAAATACCAGTCGCAATTATTTTCAAACAATTTGTTGTCTGCCCTACGTGAATCGCGTGAGAAGGATAAGATTCTGGGTTACACAACAGTTGGTATCCATCGCGATGACTTGGAAATGTTATTGGATGATTTCCCGATTAAACGGATTGGCTCTCAAGGTCAAAACAAGTCATTTCTTATTGCTCTGAAACTGGCGCAGTATGATATAGTAAAGCAATCGTCCCAATTGAAACCGATGCTGCTTCTGGACGATCTTTTTGACAAACTCGATGCACAGCGTGTGGAGCGGTTAGTCAGATTGGTGGGTGGTAATGATTTTGGGCAGATTTTCATCACTGATACCAATCGGGACCATTTAATTGAGATATTGAAAAACACAAATTTAGAAGTCAGTTATTTTTTTGTTGACAATGGAACCGTTGTAAGATATTAG
- the udk gene encoding uridine kinase: MLTIGIAGGTGSGKSTVVRKIIERLPPEEVVLLPQDSYYKDSAHIPMEERLKINFDHPDSIEFELLLNHLTMLKNSQSIEQPIYSYVTCTRSEETITISPREVIIIEGILVLTHPELRNQMDLKVFVDTDADDRLIRVIKRDMVERGRTVSTIIDRYQHTVKPMHEQFIEPTKRFADLIVPQGGNNTIAIDILTMFIQNNLK, from the coding sequence ATGTTGACAATTGGGATAGCTGGGGGCACAGGTTCAGGGAAAAGTACCGTCGTAAGAAAAATCATTGAGCGGCTGCCACCCGAAGAAGTTGTTTTACTGCCTCAAGATTCTTACTATAAAGACAGTGCACATATCCCGATGGAAGAACGGTTAAAAATCAACTTTGATCATCCCGATTCAATAGAATTTGAGCTATTGCTCAATCATCTTACCATGCTAAAAAACAGTCAATCTATTGAACAACCCATCTATTCCTATGTCACCTGCACACGTTCGGAAGAAACGATCACTATTTCTCCCCGCGAAGTAATTATTATAGAAGGTATTTTAGTGCTTACGCATCCGGAGTTGCGGAACCAAATGGATTTAAAGGTTTTCGTAGATACAGACGCCGATGACCGGTTAATCAGAGTGATCAAACGCGACATGGTGGAACGTGGAAGAACGGTATCAACTATTATCGATCGTTATCAACACACAGTGAAACCAATGCACGAACAATTTATCGAACCCACGAAACGGTTTGCCGACCTTATTGTTCCGCAGGGAGGCAACAATACTATAGCCATTGATATATTGACAATGTTCATTCAAAACAACCTAAAATAG
- a CDS encoding methyltransferase RsmF C-terminal domain-like protein encodes MFLPLTFIEQTKSLLHEEWDAFADALQKPAPVSIRLNDKWNASLPYDHIAWCDSGYYLPKRIIFTLDPLFHAGAYYVQEASSQFLDYIIKHHIRHPVIALDLCAAPGGKSTLLLNALHPSSFLVSNEIIHSRANILSENIQKWGNSNVAVTNRQPKDFQRLPSLFDLLVIDVPCSGEGMFRKDPDAIQEWSPSNVAQCAIRQRDIVSDAWDALKEGGWLIYSTCTYNQEENEKNIRWIIEELGAERINITIDDTWGITVSDEGYRFFPHKARGEGLFITLLRKTATAPKASKNKMAHHGLLFAQHDYAKQFLPDQQWGIGKTGNFLFAFHKQYQEIITQIIQAYSPLFIGTLMGEIKGKDFIPHTALALSKLMLYTQKVQTIDLDVSEAVRFLQKENISQFNEKKEYQLITFRHIPLGWIKNLGSRSNNLYPSAWHIRMKTNGATIYESPLLIS; translated from the coding sequence ATGTTTTTGCCTCTTACTTTTATCGAACAAACCAAATCATTGCTGCATGAAGAATGGGATGCATTTGCAGATGCTTTGCAGAAACCGGCTCCCGTTTCAATACGCCTCAACGATAAATGGAACGCTTCGCTCCCTTACGACCATATTGCTTGGTGTGATTCAGGATATTATTTACCAAAGCGCATTATATTTACTCTTGATCCTTTATTTCATGCCGGTGCATACTACGTGCAGGAAGCAAGTTCACAATTTCTTGATTACATCATAAAGCATCACATTCGGCACCCTGTTATCGCATTGGACCTATGCGCCGCACCAGGAGGAAAATCAACACTATTGTTGAATGCTCTGCATCCAAGCAGCTTTCTCGTTTCAAATGAAATTATTCACAGCCGTGCCAATATTCTGTCTGAAAACATCCAGAAATGGGGAAATTCCAATGTTGCCGTCACCAATAGACAACCCAAGGATTTTCAAAGATTACCTTCTTTATTTGATTTACTTGTGATTGATGTACCCTGTTCAGGAGAAGGAATGTTTCGGAAAGATCCTGATGCCATACAGGAATGGTCGCCTTCCAATGTTGCTCAATGCGCTATTCGTCAGCGAGATATCGTCTCTGATGCTTGGGATGCCCTCAAAGAAGGTGGCTGGCTCATTTATAGTACTTGCACATATAACCAGGAGGAAAACGAAAAAAATATTCGGTGGATTATAGAAGAACTTGGAGCCGAAAGAATTAACATAACCATTGATGACACCTGGGGTATCACCGTATCGGACGAAGGATACCGTTTTTTCCCGCATAAGGCCCGCGGAGAAGGACTCTTCATCACACTGTTGCGAAAAACAGCTACCGCTCCAAAAGCTTCCAAAAACAAAATGGCACACCACGGACTACTTTTTGCACAGCATGATTATGCAAAGCAGTTCCTTCCTGATCAACAATGGGGAATAGGCAAAACCGGAAATTTCTTATTTGCTTTTCACAAGCAATATCAAGAAATAATCACCCAAATCATACAGGCATATTCACCTCTTTTTATAGGAACGCTGATGGGAGAGATCAAAGGCAAGGATTTTATTCCCCATACAGCGCTGGCATTATCAAAACTAATGCTTTACACCCAAAAAGTCCAAACCATTGACTTGGATGTATCCGAAGCCGTTAGGTTTCTTCAGAAGGAAAATATTTCCCAATTCAACGAAAAAAAAGAATACCAGCTAATTACCTTTCGACATATACCTCTGGGTTGGATTAAGAATCTTGGTTCCCGTTCAAACAATCTCTACCCGAGCGCTTGGCACATCCGAATGAAAACCAATGGAGCAACCATTTACGAAAGTCCTCTTCTCATTTCTTAA